In Candidatus Hydrothermales bacterium, a genomic segment contains:
- a CDS encoding FkbM family methyltransferase — MKEKILFYISYLFYKSIIPFEVKKPRIKMFIYELVYSFYKFIDYRKNFPYFFSDDLIVTKFGKFKTRKKTSDAASVSPAYERRDVNFLIKKIGEYLKKNKKVLFIDIGAALGYYSILIGNKFKEKIKIFSFEPVPYNFELLEQNIKINNLEDIVKSFNFALSDSEDSITINYDEASPGDSSIVNIPPKSKKIIVETKRLDNVIKDEIENFDIIFMKIDVEGFEEKVLKGAEKILTKNSREIILLVEDFINPSIKEFLQKVGFKFMCKLTTYNSFWFYKL; from the coding sequence TTGAAAGAAAAAATTTTGTTCTATATTTCTTACCTCTTTTACAAGTCGATAATACCCTTTGAGGTCAAAAAACCAAGAATCAAAATGTTTATTTACGAATTAGTTTATTCTTTTTATAAATTTATTGATTATAGAAAAAATTTTCCCTACTTTTTTAGTGATGATTTAATAGTAACGAAGTTTGGGAAATTCAAAACAAGAAAAAAGACATCGGATGCTGCTTCTGTTTCACCTGCCTACGAAAGAAGAGACGTCAACTTCTTAATCAAAAAAATCGGAGAATATCTTAAAAAAAATAAAAAAGTTTTATTTATAGACATAGGAGCAGCCCTCGGTTATTATTCTATTTTAATTGGCAATAAATTTAAAGAAAAAATAAAAATATTTTCTTTTGAACCAGTACCCTATAACTTTGAATTGTTAGAACAGAACATCAAAATAAATAACCTTGAAGATATAGTAAAATCCTTTAATTTTGCGCTGTCAGACTCTGAAGATAGCATAACAATAAATTATGATGAAGCTTCTCCAGGAGACAGCTCAATAGTTAATATTCCTCCTAAATCAAAGAAAATTATAGTAGAGACAAAAAGACTCGATAATGTTATCAAAGATGAAATAGAAAATTTCGACATTATTTTTATGAAAATTGATGTTGAGGGTTTTGAAGAAAAAGTTTTAAAAGGTGCTGAAAAAATCCTCACTAAAAATTCAAGAGAAATTATACTACTTGTTGAAGATTTTATCAATCCATCGATAAAAGAATTTTTACAAAAAGTCGGTTTTAAATTTATGTGTAAATTAA